In Paludisphaera rhizosphaerae, one DNA window encodes the following:
- a CDS encoding HNH endonuclease — MGVSVLQRPTLVLNRHWQPVHVAPVARALVLLWNEAAHVVDPDDFQLYTWSDWATMAPRAGEPFIRTVRFNLRVPEVLTLTRHDRPRYNTVTFSRRNLFKRDHATCQYCGGRPGTEELTIDHVVPRAQGGQTTWENCVLACVACNSRKANRTPDQAAMKLKRPPFRPAWKPLYDASTVRIASWSRFLSDAYWNVPLLDSD; from the coding sequence ATGGGGGTGAGCGTACTTCAACGGCCCACACTCGTCCTGAACCGCCACTGGCAGCCGGTCCACGTCGCCCCGGTGGCGAGGGCCCTAGTGCTGCTCTGGAACGAGGCGGCCCACGTCGTCGATCCCGACGACTTTCAGCTGTACACCTGGAGCGATTGGGCCACGATGGCTCCTCGCGCCGGCGAACCGTTCATTCGAACGGTCCGCTTCAACCTCCGGGTTCCGGAGGTGCTGACGCTCACGCGCCACGACCGACCCCGGTACAACACGGTGACGTTCAGCCGCCGCAACCTGTTCAAACGCGACCACGCCACCTGCCAGTACTGCGGCGGGCGGCCGGGGACTGAGGAATTGACGATCGACCACGTCGTCCCGCGAGCCCAGGGGGGCCAGACGACCTGGGAAAACTGCGTCCTCGCCTGCGTGGCCTGCAACTCGAGAAAAGCCAATCGGACGCCCGACCAGGCGGCCATGAAGCTCAAGCGGCCTCCGTTCCGACCGGCGTGGAAGCCGCTGTACGACGCCTCGACGGTGCGAATCGCCAGTTGGTCTCGCTTCCTGAGCGACGCCTACTGGAACGTCCCTCTGCTCGACTCCGACTGA
- a CDS encoding diacylglycerol kinase, whose amino-acid sequence MPEPISKDRTTLAEGSESQTSETRGLLPVPEFDEKRLQLQLEDAPGVSSQADRRGTKGKLTAGFRGLKEAIRGDSSFYAHAYRGVMIVIIAAVLQVNVWSWCLLILGGAMVLLAELCHSAVDTLARAIGDPDEPRLTIAREIAAAGVLVVAFTSGAVTTLVLTTQLIQLFGWR is encoded by the coding sequence ATGCCCGAACCGATCTCGAAGGACCGAACCACCCTCGCGGAGGGCTCCGAGTCGCAGACTTCGGAGACTCGCGGCCTGTTGCCCGTGCCCGAGTTCGACGAGAAGCGACTGCAGCTCCAGCTTGAGGACGCCCCAGGAGTCTCCTCGCAGGCCGACCGCCGCGGCACCAAGGGCAAGCTCACCGCGGGCTTCCGCGGCCTCAAGGAGGCGATCCGCGGCGACTCCAGCTTCTACGCTCACGCCTATCGAGGCGTGATGATCGTCATCATCGCCGCCGTTCTTCAGGTGAACGTCTGGAGCTGGTGCCTGTTGATCCTCGGCGGCGCCATGGTCTTGCTCGCCGAACTTTGCCACAGCGCGGTCGACACCCTCGCCCGTGCGATCGGCGATCCCGATGAGCCCCGCCTCACCATCGCCCGAGAGATCGCCGCCGCCGGAGTCCTCGTCGTGGCCTTCACTTCAGGGGCCGTGACGACGCTTGTGCTGACGACCCAACTCATCCAACTCTTCGGATGGCGTTGA
- a CDS encoding Hsp70 family protein produces MSRYVVGVDLGTTNSSLAYAEAAAGDDPKATAPIEQLALPQVVGLNDVSPRPLLPSFLYLAAPKEFPAGALDLPWKKDADRAVGVFARDHGAKSPGRLVSSAKSWLSHAGVDRRAGILPWTAPPEVAKVSPVEASAAYLEHLRDAWNASLGQAAGDRLESQEILLTVPASFDAVARELTVEAAAKAGLTGVTLLEEPQAAFYAWLAEAGDRWRKQVKVGDVVLVCDVGGGTTDFTLIAVTEEGGDLALSRLAVGEHILLGGDNMDLALAYAVAGTLPQGMDGLDSAQRVALNHACRAAKEALFADPKKKSAPVSILGRGSKVIGGSIKAELDRDTLTNVLVDGFLPICEPTDQPAKGRRVGLTEIGLPYAADPAITRHLARFLNRQAGSLHAEGTMIHPSAVLFNGGVFKADVLRQRVLDVLSSWAGRTVPELHSNDLDLAVARGAAYYGQVRRGRGVRIRGGVARSYYVGLETSAPAVPGVAPAVKALCIVPMGMEEGTQADVPAADLGLVVGEPAVFRFLSSTTRRDDPIGAVVERWNPEEIQELAPLETALPVEGDSEGATVPVRLHSHVDEVGTLQLSCLSTRDDRRWKLEFNVREPGED; encoded by the coding sequence ATGTCGCGATACGTCGTGGGCGTGGACCTGGGGACCACCAACAGCTCCCTGGCCTACGCCGAGGCCGCCGCCGGCGACGACCCCAAGGCGACCGCGCCGATTGAACAGCTCGCCCTCCCCCAGGTCGTCGGCCTCAACGACGTCTCTCCCCGGCCGCTGCTCCCCTCGTTCCTTTACCTCGCTGCGCCGAAGGAGTTTCCCGCCGGCGCGCTCGATCTCCCCTGGAAGAAGGACGCCGACCGGGCCGTCGGCGTCTTCGCTCGGGACCACGGGGCCAAGTCGCCCGGTCGGCTCGTCAGCTCGGCCAAGAGCTGGCTCTCGCACGCGGGCGTCGACCGCCGCGCCGGCATACTTCCCTGGACGGCTCCCCCAGAGGTCGCGAAGGTCTCCCCCGTGGAGGCGTCGGCCGCCTATTTGGAACATCTCCGGGATGCCTGGAACGCCAGTCTCGGCCAGGCCGCCGGCGACCGCCTGGAGTCTCAGGAGATCCTGTTAACGGTCCCCGCCTCCTTCGACGCCGTCGCCCGCGAGTTGACCGTCGAGGCTGCCGCCAAGGCCGGGCTGACGGGGGTCACGCTCCTCGAAGAGCCCCAGGCCGCCTTCTACGCCTGGCTCGCCGAGGCGGGCGACCGCTGGCGGAAGCAGGTGAAGGTCGGCGACGTGGTCCTGGTCTGCGACGTCGGCGGCGGCACCACCGACTTCACCCTGATCGCCGTCACCGAGGAGGGCGGCGACCTGGCGCTCTCGCGGCTCGCCGTCGGCGAGCACATCCTGCTCGGCGGCGACAACATGGACCTCGCGCTGGCGTATGCAGTCGCCGGCACTCTCCCCCAGGGAATGGACGGGCTCGACTCCGCCCAACGCGTGGCGCTGAATCACGCCTGCCGGGCCGCCAAGGAAGCCCTCTTCGCCGACCCCAAGAAGAAGTCGGCCCCAGTTTCGATCCTCGGCCGTGGGTCGAAGGTCATCGGCGGCTCGATCAAGGCCGAGCTTGACCGTGACACCCTGACGAACGTCCTCGTCGACGGCTTCCTGCCGATCTGCGAACCGACTGACCAGCCGGCGAAGGGGCGTCGCGTGGGCCTGACGGAGATTGGCCTCCCCTACGCGGCCGATCCCGCCATCACCCGGCACCTCGCCCGTTTCCTCAACCGCCAGGCGGGCTCGCTGCACGCTGAAGGGACGATGATCCATCCCTCGGCCGTCCTCTTCAACGGCGGCGTATTCAAGGCCGACGTCCTTCGTCAGCGTGTCCTGGACGTCCTGTCCAGCTGGGCCGGCCGCACGGTTCCCGAACTGCATTCCAACGACCTCGATCTGGCCGTGGCGCGCGGGGCCGCCTACTACGGACAGGTCCGCCGGGGACGAGGTGTGAGGATCCGGGGCGGCGTGGCGCGTTCGTACTACGTCGGTCTGGAGACCTCCGCGCCGGCGGTGCCGGGCGTGGCCCCGGCCGTGAAGGCCCTTTGCATCGTCCCGATGGGGATGGAGGAGGGGACCCAGGCCGACGTCCCCGCCGCCGATTTGGGCCTGGTCGTCGGCGAGCCGGCCGTCTTCCGGTTCCTCAGCTCCACAACCCGCCGCGACGATCCCATCGGCGCGGTCGTCGAACGCTGGAATCCGGAGGAGATCCAGGAACTCGCCCCGCTGGAAACCGCTCTCCCTGTCGAGGGCGATTCCGAAGGAGCCACAGTCCCCGTCCGGCTTCATTCGCACGTCGACGAGGTCGGGACGCTCCAGCTTTCGTGCCTCAGCACCCGCGACGACCGCCGCTGGAAGCTGGAGTTCAACGTCCGCGAGCCGGGCGAGGATTGA
- a CDS encoding DUF2760 domain-containing protein, with the protein MNRFWLSLRTFWRILTDPDFAARVKPLYSDKPTGPDLRILAVLQRDGRLVDFLEEDIDAYSDSQIGAAVRDIHRGCRKTLHDYLTIEPILEGPEESQVRVPADFDPAAVRLIGNIDGRPPFLGVLKHHGWRVRSVHLPALPVARDDSSVLSPAEVEIP; encoded by the coding sequence TTGAACCGCTTCTGGCTGTCGCTCCGGACCTTCTGGCGGATCCTGACGGACCCCGACTTCGCGGCCCGGGTTAAACCCCTCTACTCGGACAAGCCCACCGGCCCGGATCTCCGGATTCTAGCGGTCCTTCAGCGCGACGGCCGGCTGGTGGACTTCCTGGAGGAGGACATCGACGCCTATTCCGACTCCCAGATCGGCGCCGCCGTTCGCGACATCCATCGCGGATGCCGTAAAACCCTCCACGACTACCTGACTATCGAGCCGATCCTCGAAGGCCCCGAGGAGTCCCAGGTCCGCGTTCCGGCCGATTTCGATCCAGCCGCCGTTCGGCTGATCGGCAACATCGACGGCCGGCCGCCGTTCCTCGGAGTCCTGAAGCATCACGGCTGGCGGGTTCGGTCGGTCCACCTGCCGGCCCTTCCGGTCGCCCGCGACGATTCCTCCGTCCTCTCCCCGGCCGAGGTCGAGATCCCCTGA
- a CDS encoding STAS domain-containing protein, giving the protein MSTFSTRDESGVLIVTFNDPSGLNDFRNTPLRDALFELVQDREEPRAALNMANVDYLSSSGVAILVGLKRRVETRGGKVALYKLQPAVRDLLHVMKLDRYFAILDDEDAALSELRPAPSV; this is encoded by the coding sequence ATGAGCACTTTCAGCACGCGTGACGAATCCGGAGTCTTGATCGTCACCTTCAACGATCCCTCCGGGCTCAACGACTTCCGAAACACCCCCCTGCGCGACGCCCTTTTCGAACTGGTTCAGGATCGTGAAGAGCCCCGCGCGGCTCTCAACATGGCGAACGTGGACTACCTTTCCAGCTCAGGCGTGGCGATCCTCGTCGGCCTCAAGCGCCGGGTGGAGACCCGAGGCGGGAAGGTGGCGCTCTACAAACTGCAGCCCGCCGTACGCGATTTGCTGCATGTGATGAAGCTCGATCGGTATTTCGCCATCCTCGACGATGAGGACGCCGCCCTCTCCGAGCTTCGCCCCGCTCCTTCGGTCTAA
- a CDS encoding 3-oxoacyl-ACP synthase III family protein has translation MAGTNGEIGGVRLAVPEPRHATSSNGQPHIAPRTRSLTGVQILGTGSYVPEQVVSNLDLQDTLGFDPEWIVNRTGIHERRFALPHEATSDLCVEAVRRCLDDADCDPADVDMLVLATFTPDMAFPSTANLVQDRLKLNCAGFDIQAACAGFVFALVIGSQFVGTGNSRRCLVVGGDCNSRVINPGDQKSYPLFGDGAGAVLLGPGTKDQGLLAYQIGSDGSGADLLTRPAGGSRMPPTAETVEQGLHYLTMDGRAIFKWAVRILADSSLSVLGHAGQTVGDVRWFVPHQANVRIIHAASDVLGFHRDTVFKNLERYGNTSAGSVPIALDEINRAGKLEKGDLMLTSGFGSGLNWGTVLFRW, from the coding sequence ATGGCCGGTACCAATGGTGAGATCGGCGGCGTCCGATTGGCGGTTCCCGAGCCCCGCCATGCGACGTCCAGCAACGGGCAGCCCCACATCGCCCCCCGGACGCGCTCGCTGACCGGCGTCCAGATCCTGGGAACCGGCAGCTATGTGCCGGAACAGGTGGTGAGCAACCTGGACCTCCAGGACACGCTGGGCTTCGACCCGGAATGGATCGTCAACCGGACGGGCATCCACGAACGCCGGTTCGCCCTGCCTCACGAGGCCACCAGCGATCTCTGCGTCGAGGCCGTCCGCCGCTGTTTGGACGACGCCGACTGCGACCCGGCCGACGTCGACATGCTCGTGCTGGCCACGTTCACGCCGGACATGGCCTTTCCCTCGACGGCCAACCTGGTTCAGGACCGCCTCAAGCTGAACTGCGCAGGTTTTGACATCCAGGCCGCCTGCGCCGGGTTCGTCTTCGCCCTGGTGATCGGCTCGCAGTTCGTCGGCACGGGCAACAGCCGCCGCTGTCTGGTCGTTGGTGGAGACTGCAACAGCCGGGTCATCAATCCGGGCGATCAGAAGAGCTACCCTCTGTTCGGCGATGGCGCCGGAGCGGTGCTGCTCGGACCTGGCACCAAGGATCAGGGCCTGCTGGCCTATCAGATCGGCTCCGACGGCTCGGGGGCCGACCTCCTGACCCGTCCCGCGGGCGGCAGCCGAATGCCTCCCACGGCGGAGACGGTGGAGCAGGGGCTCCACTACCTGACGATGGACGGCCGAGCCATCTTCAAGTGGGCCGTCCGGATCCTGGCTGATTCCTCGCTGTCCGTCCTCGGCCACGCCGGGCAGACGGTGGGCGACGTCCGCTGGTTCGTCCCGCACCAGGCGAACGTGCGGATCATCCACGCCGCCAGCGACGTGCTGGGTTTCCATCGCGACACCGTCTTCAAGAACCTGGAACGCTACGGCAACACGTCCGCCGGCTCCGTGCCGATCGCCCTCGACGAGATCAACCGCGCGGGCAAGCTGGAGAAGGGCGACCTGATGCTCACCTCGGGCTTCGGCTCGGGCCTGAACTGGGGCACGGTTCTCTTCCGCTGGTGA
- the ispH gene encoding 4-hydroxy-3-methylbut-2-enyl diphosphate reductase, translating into MKILLANPRGFCAGVNMAIECLERAVAFFGPPVYVYHEIVHNKYVVDRFTREGVVFVESLEEVPEGSPLLYSAHGVSPEIRAQARARKLLAIDATCPLVTKVHLEAIRYAKSGYTIVLIGHEGHDEVIGTMGEAPDQMVLVETAEDVDKLQIADPEKVAYLTQTTLSVDDANIVIAALRKRFPKIANPPKDDICYATQNRQEAVRELAARADVVLVLGSQNSSNSRRLAEIAAGMGIPSHLIDGVSEIQPSWFQGVETVLITAGASAPENVVQECVEYLQTQHGATIEEAVIREEAVHFPLPKSLRELIAGGEPPAAVAHS; encoded by the coding sequence ATGAAAATCCTCCTGGCCAACCCCCGAGGCTTCTGCGCCGGGGTCAACATGGCGATCGAATGCCTCGAACGCGCGGTCGCTTTCTTCGGGCCCCCGGTCTACGTGTACCACGAGATCGTCCACAACAAGTACGTGGTCGACCGATTCACGCGGGAAGGGGTCGTGTTCGTCGAGTCTCTCGAAGAGGTTCCGGAAGGCTCGCCGCTGCTTTATAGCGCCCACGGCGTCTCGCCCGAGATCCGCGCCCAGGCCAGAGCGCGAAAACTCCTGGCCATCGACGCCACCTGCCCGCTCGTCACCAAGGTCCATCTTGAGGCGATCCGCTACGCCAAGTCGGGCTACACGATCGTCCTCATCGGCCATGAGGGGCACGACGAGGTTATCGGCACCATGGGCGAAGCCCCGGACCAGATGGTCCTCGTGGAGACGGCCGAGGACGTCGACAAGCTTCAGATCGCCGATCCGGAGAAGGTCGCCTATTTGACCCAGACGACATTGAGCGTCGACGACGCCAATATCGTCATCGCGGCGCTTCGGAAGCGGTTCCCGAAAATCGCCAACCCGCCCAAGGACGACATCTGCTACGCGACTCAGAACCGCCAGGAGGCCGTCCGCGAGTTGGCCGCGCGGGCTGACGTGGTTCTCGTCCTGGGGAGCCAGAACAGCTCGAACAGCCGACGCCTGGCCGAAATCGCCGCCGGGATGGGCATCCCGTCGCACCTGATCGACGGCGTTTCCGAGATCCAGCCGTCCTGGTTTCAGGGGGTAGAAACCGTCCTGATCACGGCCGGAGCGAGCGCTCCGGAGAACGTCGTTCAGGAGTGCGTGGAGTACCTCCAGACGCAGCACGGCGCGACGATCGAGGAGGCCGTCATCCGCGAGGAAGCCGTCCACTTCCCTCTGCCGAAGTCGCTCCGCGAGCTGATCGCCGGCGGCGAACCTCCCGCGGCCGTCGCGCATTCCTGA
- a CDS encoding alpha/beta hydrolase family esterase translates to MFRYFVCVVAAAIAVSGQVLAQTPVATRLATWEWKVDDATRKALVHLPAKPEGAPVVLVWHGHGGRMEYIAAALHVEKLWPEAVVVYPQGLPTTGRVSDPEGKQAGWQFDLGQYGDRDLKFFDAILATLTTDQHVDAHRIFSAGHSNGARFSYLLWALRPEKVAAIAAIGTQPVERFEHLPPKPCLHVAGRNDAVAKFDGQRAGLDRIRKDNACEAVGRPWSLGGLGVYFPSRANAPLVEYIHKGGHEIPPKTPEMLVEFFKEVSASR, encoded by the coding sequence ATGTTCAGGTACTTCGTCTGCGTCGTTGCGGCGGCGATCGCGGTCTCGGGGCAAGTCCTGGCGCAGACGCCAGTCGCGACGAGGCTCGCGACCTGGGAATGGAAGGTGGACGACGCAACGCGGAAGGCGCTCGTCCACCTGCCGGCGAAGCCCGAGGGTGCCCCCGTCGTCCTCGTCTGGCACGGACACGGCGGGCGGATGGAGTACATCGCCGCGGCGCTGCACGTCGAGAAGCTCTGGCCCGAGGCGGTCGTCGTGTATCCCCAGGGTCTGCCGACCACCGGCCGCGTTTCCGATCCTGAGGGGAAGCAGGCCGGCTGGCAATTCGACCTCGGCCAGTACGGCGACCGCGATCTGAAGTTCTTCGACGCCATTCTCGCCACCCTGACGACCGACCAACATGTCGACGCCCACCGGATCTTCTCCGCGGGGCACTCCAACGGGGCAAGGTTTTCGTACTTGCTGTGGGCGTTAAGGCCGGAGAAGGTCGCCGCAATCGCGGCGATTGGAACCCAACCCGTGGAGCGATTTGAGCACCTCCCACCCAAGCCCTGCCTTCACGTCGCCGGCCGGAACGACGCCGTGGCGAAGTTCGACGGTCAGCGCGCCGGATTGGACCGCATCCGGAAGGACAACGCCTGCGAGGCCGTCGGCCGTCCCTGGAGTCTAGGCGGGTTGGGAGTGTATTTCCCATCGCGGGCGAACGCTCCGCTCGTGGAGTACATCCACAAGGGCGGCCACGAGATCCCGCCGAAGACGCCCGAGATGCTCGTGGAGTTCTTCAAGGAAGTCTCGGCCAGCCGCTGA
- a CDS encoding DUF433 domain-containing protein has protein sequence MSVAPPVIQQHIVATPETCGGQPRMAGSRIKVKEVAVCRVHLGMTPEEMAAEWPHVGLAAIHAALSYYYDNREAIDAEILADEKWVEKQRERSPRLLKNEQPPEEEEDTAQ, from the coding sequence ATGTCGGTCGCGCCGCCGGTCATTCAACAACACATCGTCGCAACGCCCGAGACTTGCGGCGGCCAGCCGCGGATGGCGGGAAGTCGAATCAAGGTCAAGGAGGTCGCCGTCTGCCGAGTCCATCTGGGAATGACCCCGGAGGAGATGGCGGCTGAGTGGCCGCACGTCGGCCTGGCCGCGATCCACGCTGCTCTGTCGTATTACTATGACAACCGTGAGGCGATCGACGCAGAGATTCTCGCTGATGAGAAGTGGGTGGAAAAGCAGCGCGAAAGGTCGCCGCGACTCCTGAAAAACGAGCAGCCTCCGGAAGAGGAGGAAGACACGGCTCAGTAA
- a CDS encoding DUF5615 family PIN-like protein yields MPRTIRFHLDEDVNPVIARELRKRDIDVTTSQEAGLLGTVDGEQIASALVDGRVLVTQDNDHLRLHAQGVAHSGIANCHRQNIAWGICLVVWSYSGRRVSPMI; encoded by the coding sequence ATGCCGAGGACGATTCGCTTTCACCTCGACGAAGACGTGAATCCCGTCATCGCTCGTGAACTTCGGAAGCGTGACATCGATGTCACCACGTCTCAAGAGGCCGGCCTGCTCGGAACTGTGGATGGGGAGCAAATTGCATCCGCACTCGTGGATGGTCGGGTACTCGTGACCCAAGACAACGACCACTTGAGGCTTCACGCTCAAGGCGTCGCCCATTCGGGGATCGCGAACTGCCATCGCCAAAATATCGCCTGGGGAATCTGCTTGGTTGTCTGGAGTTACTCTGGGAGACGAGTGAGCCCGATGATCTAG
- the pyrR gene encoding bifunctional pyr operon transcriptional regulator/uracil phosphoribosyltransferase PyrR, whose translation MGREDEVRTCDAGETGELIRGMAGRIWDGSAPGTSPRLIGVRSRGVTLAERLAAEGIEQGLGEAVVGAVDITLYRDDLDKARRWPVLRGTDIPFDVDGADVVLVDDVLFTGRTIRAAINAICDLGRPARIRLAVLVDRGWRELPIQPDVVGLTLDTHRRDRVQVRLRPFDATDEIVTIPAAPRLSPS comes from the coding sequence ATGGGACGGGAAGACGAGGTGCGGACCTGTGACGCCGGCGAGACCGGCGAACTGATCCGGGGAATGGCCGGGCGGATCTGGGACGGCTCAGCGCCCGGGACTTCGCCCCGATTGATCGGCGTTCGTTCCCGAGGCGTGACGCTGGCCGAACGGCTGGCGGCCGAGGGGATCGAGCAGGGACTCGGCGAGGCCGTCGTCGGGGCCGTCGACATCACGCTTTATCGCGACGACCTTGACAAGGCCCGACGCTGGCCCGTTCTTCGCGGGACCGACATCCCCTTCGACGTGGACGGCGCCGACGTCGTCCTAGTCGACGACGTGCTGTTCACCGGGCGGACCATCCGGGCCGCCATCAACGCGATCTGCGATCTCGGCCGGCCGGCGCGAATCCGTCTCGCCGTCCTGGTTGATCGGGGATGGCGTGAGCTGCCGATCCAGCCCGACGTCGTCGGGCTGACTCTCGACACCCATCGTCGCGACCGCGTCCAGGTCCGGCTCCGGCCGTTCGACGCGACCGACGAGATCGTCACGATCCCGGCGGCCCCCCGCCTCTCCCCTTCCTGA
- a CDS encoding aspartate carbamoyltransferase catalytic subunit, which yields MLGLEDLSREEILAVLDTAESFAEVSRRDRKKVPALLGRIVFNLFFENSTRTRTSFSLAAKRLSADVQDFSASVSSISKGETFIDTAKNIEAMGCDVMVVRHPTPGAPHLLSQHVSSSIINAGDGAHEHPTQGLLDLMTIRQAKGKIEGLTVALLGDISHSRVARSNIWGLLKLGAKVILCGPPTLVPRSMERLGCEVAYRLEDVLPRCDVINVLRIQFERQQGGLFPSVGEYSQFYMMTQDRVRLAKPDLLILAPGPINRGVELTPEVADGKHSAILDQVTNGLAVRMAVLYLLSGKMDARPAGE from the coding sequence CTGCTGGGCCTGGAAGACCTCTCGCGCGAGGAAATCCTCGCGGTCCTCGACACCGCCGAGTCCTTCGCCGAGGTCTCCAGACGGGATCGCAAGAAGGTGCCCGCTCTCCTGGGCCGCATCGTTTTCAACCTCTTTTTCGAGAACTCCACCCGCACTCGAACGAGCTTCAGCCTGGCCGCCAAGCGGCTCTCGGCCGACGTTCAGGACTTCTCCGCGAGCGTCTCCAGCATCTCCAAGGGCGAGACGTTCATCGACACCGCCAAGAACATCGAGGCGATGGGCTGCGACGTGATGGTCGTCCGGCACCCGACGCCGGGCGCTCCCCACCTGCTCTCCCAGCATGTTTCTTCGTCGATCATCAACGCAGGCGACGGCGCGCACGAGCACCCCACGCAAGGGCTGCTCGACCTGATGACCATCCGCCAGGCCAAGGGGAAGATCGAGGGCCTGACCGTCGCGCTCCTCGGCGACATCTCCCACTCGCGCGTCGCCCGCTCCAACATCTGGGGTCTGCTCAAGCTGGGCGCGAAGGTCATCCTCTGCGGCCCGCCGACCCTCGTTCCCAGGTCGATGGAACGCCTCGGCTGCGAGGTCGCCTATCGCCTGGAAGACGTCCTGCCCCGCTGCGACGTCATCAACGTTCTGCGAATCCAGTTCGAGCGCCAGCAAGGGGGGCTGTTCCCCTCGGTCGGCGAATATTCGCAGTTTTACATGATGACCCAGGATCGCGTGCGACTCGCCAAGCCGGACCTGCTGATCCTCGCTCCCGGCCCGATCAACCGGGGCGTCGAGTTGACCCCCGAGGTCGCCGACGGCAAGCACTCGGCCATCCTCGACCAGGTGACCAACGGCTTGGCCGTCCGCATGGCCGTCCTTTACCTCCTCAGCGGCAAGATGGACGCCCGTCCCGCCGGTGAGTGA
- a CDS encoding dihydroorotase → MPTIQITGGRIIDPSQDIDQIGDVWISGGRIVPSDGGHDHADVVVDARGKIVCPGLIDVHVHLREPGQEEDETIATGAAAALAGGVTSVACMPNTLPPIDTQAAAEFVVLQGRRAKQANVFPVGCVSKGRKGEELAGLGQLVAGGAVAFTDDGAPVSNAGLMRRALEYSKMFDLVIMQHCQVMELTVGGVMNEGFESMRLGLGGMPAAAEDIMVARDIRLAEITGGRLHIQHISTARAVELVREGKRRGIRVTAEACPHHFTLTDEKLRSFDSNFKMNPPLRTADDVAAVIEGLKDGTIEILCTDHAPHAREKKMRELDQAPFGIVGLETLLPMTVTYLIEPGHLTWSEAIRKLTINAANLINLKNKGSLRPGADADVTVIDPSTTWTIQANQFRSKSWNTPYDGWEVRGRAHTVIVHGEVRHTLGGIVQESAASA, encoded by the coding sequence TTGCCCACCATCCAGATCACCGGCGGCCGGATCATCGACCCCTCGCAGGACATCGACCAGATCGGCGACGTCTGGATCAGCGGCGGCCGGATCGTCCCCAGCGACGGCGGCCACGACCACGCCGACGTCGTCGTTGACGCCAGAGGCAAGATCGTCTGCCCGGGGCTGATCGACGTCCACGTCCATCTTCGTGAGCCCGGCCAGGAAGAAGACGAGACGATCGCAACCGGGGCCGCCGCGGCGCTGGCGGGGGGCGTGACGTCCGTCGCCTGCATGCCCAACACCCTGCCGCCGATCGACACCCAGGCCGCCGCCGAGTTCGTCGTCCTCCAGGGTCGGCGAGCCAAGCAGGCCAACGTCTTCCCCGTCGGCTGCGTGAGCAAGGGCCGCAAGGGCGAAGAGTTGGCGGGACTCGGCCAGTTGGTGGCCGGCGGAGCCGTCGCCTTCACTGACGACGGCGCCCCGGTCTCGAACGCCGGCCTCATGCGGCGGGCGCTTGAATACTCGAAGATGTTCGACCTGGTCATCATGCAGCACTGCCAGGTCATGGAGTTGACCGTCGGCGGCGTGATGAACGAGGGGTTCGAATCGATGCGGCTCGGCCTGGGCGGGATGCCCGCGGCGGCCGAGGACATTATGGTCGCCCGCGACATCCGCCTCGCCGAGATCACCGGCGGCCGGCTGCACATCCAGCACATCTCCACTGCGAGGGCCGTCGAGCTGGTCCGCGAAGGCAAGCGCCGGGGGATCCGCGTCACAGCCGAGGCCTGCCCACACCACTTCACCCTGACCGATGAAAAGCTGCGGAGCTTCGACTCCAACTTCAAGATGAACCCCCCGCTCCGCACGGCCGACGACGTCGCCGCGGTGATCGAGGGCCTCAAGGACGGCACCATCGAGATCCTCTGCACCGACCACGCCCCCCATGCTCGCGAGAAGAAGATGCGCGAGCTGGACCAGGCCCCGTTCGGAATCGTCGGCCTGGAAACTCTGCTGCCGATGACCGTCACCTACCTGATCGAGCCTGGCCATCTGACCTGGTCCGAGGCGATCCGCAAGCTCACCATCAACGCGGCGAATCTCATCAACCTGAAGAACAAGGGCTCTCTCCGCCCCGGCGCGGACGCCGACGTCACGGTCATCGACCCCTCGACGACCTGGACCATTCAGGCCAACCAGTTCCGCAGCAAGAGTTGGAACACCCCCTACGACGGCTGGGAGGTCCGCGGCCGGGCCCACACCGTCATCGTCCACGGCGAGGTCCGCCATACGCTGGGCGGGATCGTGCAAGAGTCCGCCGCGTCGGCTTGA